Within the Paludisphaera rhizosphaerae genome, the region GCAAGATCTGCGGCGTGCTGGTGGAGAGGATGCTCCGCCCCCCCGGAGGAGAAGGTCCGACCTCGGCCGTGGTCGTCGGGATCGGCCTGAACGTCAACATCCCCGAGGCCGCGTTTCCTCCCGCGATTCGCGACAAGGCGACGTCCCTCTCCATCCTGGCCGGCCGCGATTTCGACCGCTCCGAACTGGCCCGCGACCTCCTCCGCCGCCTTGACCGCCGCTATGACGAAACCCTTCGCAACGGCCCCGCCGCCCTCTCCGCCGCCTGGCGCGACCGCTGCGAACACCTCGGCCGACCCGTCCGCGTCCTCACCTCGTCAGACACCCTGGAGGGAACGCTGACCGATGTCGACCTCGAAAGCGGCCTGACCCTGACCTCTTCAGACTGCGGGCCGACCGTCGTCCAGCTCGACGCCGTCCTCGCGCTGGAGCCCGCGACGGCCTGAACGACCGAACCGGGATTGCGACCCGGGGCGGTTTTTATCATGCTTGGGTGTTTGGCGTCTATTTCAGCGATGTTGAAACGAGTCCTGCGATGCTGCCGCGACCCAGCGACGAGAAGATCGTCGAGCGTTATCTGGAGTACCTGAGTTCCCGGAAGTTCAATCCAGGTGTTGAAGAAGCTCGCCGGTACGCCTTACGGACATGTCTTCGTCACGCTCGTCTCCGCGATGTCGGGCGTGGGGGCGCCGTTCGCCGTCTACCACGGCTGGAAAGTGCTGACCCACCGGAAGCGGCGACGGAAGGAGATGATCGCCGTCGCGAAAGCGGCTCGCCAATCAAGACCTATCCGGTCATGGTCAACACCCTCCTGACGAGGAAGCCCGGGACGATCGCGCCGGGGCTGGTGATCGGCTCGTTCAAGCCGAGGGTCGCGCAGGACGAGGAATACTGGATCGACCTGCTGGCCAAGCTCACCTTCCTCGATCCCAACTCCATGGAGACGGCCGAGGAGCGGGGGGCTCTCGCCTGGATGCAGGACGAACGGTACGTGGAGTCGCGACGACTCCGGCTGCCCCGCAGCCTCACCGGCGGCCACGAGGTCTACGCCTTTCACGTCAAGCTCTTGGGCGACTATTTCCGGGGCGGGATCGTCGACGGCGAAGACTTCCACTGCATGGCCGTCCCCGGTGAAGTTGGCGCGATCCAGCACATCCCCTGGTGGATCGCCGAGGGACAATCTACGCCTGCATGACCGGCGACTCGACGGGCGAATAGCCAGTGGATGGCGTCTTCATGCCATCCATTGACGAAACCCGCGAGGCGTCGTAGATTGATCACATCAGTGTGTACTGGATTTACTGTTGCGATTGGAGGGAGTGTCGTGGAATCGCGGATCTGGGCGAACATTCAGGAGCGGTTTGCCGATTTCGTCGTCCTGCAGGGCGATGTCGTTCATAAGCTGCGCGTCAAGGGGATGGTCAAGGGGTTCTTGTTCAAGCGCAAGGCCCAGGGAGTTCTGGAGCAGCTCCAGCAAGGTGCGGAGCCGAAGGAGGTCGGGGGTACGTTGGAAACGATGCCCGCCGGGGCGATCGTGAAGGCCGAGGTCTCGCCGGGGAACGGCTCGTTGACGCTCCATTCCCAGGACGGTGCGAAGCTCGACTTCTCCACGCCCAACTCGGACGCCGACGTCATCCTGGCCGCGATCCTGGAGAAAGCCGGCCGGTCGTTCTCGCCTGCTCAGGAAGAGATCGGGGCCGTCGAAGCCGCCCTGCCGCCGATGTTCCTCGGGCTGATCGCGGGACTGTTCTGGGCCGCCGTCTATGACTCGGCGAGCAAGCTCGCTGCGGGCGAGGAGATCGTGGTCAAGGGACGCCGTCAGGGGTTGCAGAAGCTGACGATTTGGGTCGCCGACCTGCTCGGCTACAACGGAGTGCTGGCGATCGGTGCCGTCCTGGGGGCTTTGCTGCTCGGGTGGCTCGTCATGCGGTTGGTCAAGCGTCCGCTTCGCACGGTCTGGCTCCCCGCCACGGCCTGACCTTGGGGGCGACGGCCGCTACAATGGGCTTTCAGGTCGGCGGCGATCGGAACGCCGTCGGCCTTTCCCGCCCTCGTCCCGCCCGAGCCCGCCATGCCCCGCTTCGCCATCGCGACGTGCTCCCAGTTTCCCGACCTCCACGATGACGACAGGCTCTTCGCCGAGGCCCTCGCCCGGCGAGGGGTCGACGTGACGCCGGCCGTCTGGGACGACCCCGCCGTCGACTGGCGGGGGTTCGACCGCGTCGTGATCCGCTCGACCTGGTGGTACTACGAGAAGCCCGACGCCTACCGTCGTTGGTTGGAATCGTTCCTTGACCGCCCGGGCGTCCTCTGGAACCCGCCCGAGGCCGTGCTCGCCAACGTCCACAAGGGATACCTGCTGGACCTGGAGCGAATCGGCGTCCCCATCGTGCCGACCGAACTGGCCCCGCTCGGGTCTGACGCGTCGCTCGCCGAGATCCTCGCCCGCCGCGGTTGGTCCCGGGCCGTCGTCAAGCCGGCCGTCTCCGCCGGGGCCTCGGAGACGTGGAAGGTCTCCGACGAGCCTGCCGACGCCGGGCCCGCCTGCCTCGGCGTCGCCCGCGCCGAGGAGGTCCTGCGCGAGGCGGTTCAATATCGCGATATGCTCGTTCAACCGTATCTGGATGAGTTGAACGAGG harbors:
- a CDS encoding ATP-grasp domain-containing protein: MPRFAIATCSQFPDLHDDDRLFAEALARRGVDVTPAVWDDPAVDWRGFDRVVIRSTWWYYEKPDAYRRWLESFLDRPGVLWNPPEAVLANVHKGYLLDLERIGVPIVPTELAPLGSDASLAEILARRGWSRAVVKPAVSAGASETWKVSDEPADAGPACLGVARAEEVLREAVQYRDMLVQPYLDELNEAGEWSLIFVGGAFSHALTKTPAEGDFRVQFRYGGTVRAVEPPSWMIDQAFRVLASVPSPLLFARVDGVARDGRLLLMELEINEPYLGLSHEVEAADRLADAALR